The following coding sequences lie in one Pseudomonas svalbardensis genomic window:
- a CDS encoding DUF6957 family protein, with the protein MTLAALPLPDHLRLCVTINPNVKELVEGQARSVTGTCFSSTDAKRAVTERYPNKAFCLVEQWTVFQAAVTESDLIKIRLAGHLPLFVFAHKVIEDSRGRFQEGDWVRSSMCISYQDGLMFETKNTIYVLIGDGQEMKASLKTIFSFF; encoded by the coding sequence GTGACTCTAGCAGCGTTGCCGCTGCCGGATCATTTGAGGTTGTGCGTGACAATTAATCCGAATGTGAAAGAGCTGGTAGAGGGCCAGGCAAGGTCTGTGACAGGCACTTGCTTCTCCTCAACAGATGCTAAGCGAGCTGTGACGGAGCGGTATCCAAATAAAGCCTTTTGTCTCGTAGAGCAGTGGACGGTTTTTCAAGCAGCCGTAACTGAGAGCGATCTCATAAAGATTCGCCTAGCCGGGCATCTCCCGTTATTTGTTTTTGCCCACAAGGTCATTGAAGACAGTAGGGGGAGATTTCAGGAGGGGGACTGGGTGCGTTCGAGTATGTGCATTTCTTACCAGGACGGACTGATGTTTGAGACAAAAAATACGATTTACGTGCTCATCGGGGATGGACAAGAGATGAAGGCCAGCCTAAAAACAATATTCTCTTTTTTTTAG